tgatttgtcatttgatttttgtgataatttttttttttttttgaatcgaagtttttttttttgatcaggATCGTTGTTAacatacgcacacacacacacacacccggTCACAAATGTctttgaatgaagaaaatgaaaaaagaaatttttgttgtttttgttttgattggcgaaaaaatttccattcattaaCATTAACTACTGTttgaattgtgaaaaaattattcaaacgAATTGAATCCGTTTTGATCActttttttggcttttttttctctattcatTTAACCAACACATTTCGTaagtgtttttatttttttgctattctgattaaatgattaaagttcatcaatttttcatcatagatttataaatttattcattttttttcataatgatgatgatgccacAAACATCGGGAAACAATGTATCgtcgaatgaaaacaattcaaCACAATCACCCATGGATGTGAATCCAATTActatgaataataacaagaataacaacaacaataataatagaatcaTTGGAAAACATAATAATAGCAATAGACATATTGCAAATAAACATTCAAGTAGCAGTAATAATCTACGATCCAGTAATAATCAATCACCATCGAATCGattttcacaacaacaacaacaacaacaacgtaaaGATGCCCGAAATgacgaaacaacaacaatgtcaaCATTTGTACCGGAAGTTCGtgaatatttattcaaaatattaGTTATCGGTGAATTAGGAACGGGTAAAACAAGTTTTATTAAACGCTATGtacatcaatatttttcgcAATATTATCGTGCTACAGTATgtgtattgaatgaatgttgttgttgtcgggtaattgattaattgattgattgatttttcgtttcattattatagatTGGAGTGGATTTTGCACTGAAAGTTTTAAACTGGGATGATAATATATTAATACGGCTACAATTATGGGATATTGCCGGTCAAGAACGATTTGGTAATATGACAAGAATCTATTATAAAGAAGCTGTCGGGGCATTCCTTGTTTTCGATGTATCGGCACCATCTAGTTTTAATGCTGTATTGAAATGGAAACATGATTTGGATACAAAAGTTTGTATGGCCGATGGTGAACCAATACCTTGTCTATTGTTGGCTAATAAAGTATAAATAATAgtattcatacacacacactattgattgattgatcgattgatcaatcgaAACTAATTAATTGTGTTTTacttttttgttatttctcAATTTAGTGTGATGCTAATAAAGAAGGTATTGCAGCCGATCCAGAaatgttggaaaaatttaCCAAGGAAAATAATTTCTGTGGTTGGTATTATACATCGGCAAAAGAAAATACAAATATTGAAGAATCGGCTAAATTTCTTGTCGGTAAAGTATGTGAttgtattcaatttgatcattgaaattttcctATTTAGttcgttttgattttcatataaacatttttttcagattttacaacgacaaaaacattttgcaCTTGAAGATGTtgccgataatgatgatgttataaATCTAGCCTATCATAATCATGGTGTAAGTAAATCGGAAAAATGTAGCTGTTAATGTGGCAATCATAATTAACCATTGTTGATggatagagagaaaaaacaaacacaaaaacaatgactgtaaattgattgttttttcacaCTTACATtcgagagaaagagagagatagagagacaATATCCCGggcaattttatcatttcatttttaaatgtaaatttttgctttattttaataatataattatatttacaaaatcgatatgtttcattttttacaataaaaaaaaatataatttaaaGCCAATTCCGTTATAAATGTGAGTGATTGacatttgtaaaaaaaaaaaaaaattttctttgaaaaattacccgcatttataaaattatcaaaaagttataaatcaattttcaccATCTGTTCTTTGGTatctttgaatgatgaatgttgtaGATTTAttgtcgttgctgttgttggcACTTGAATCGTTTGATGATTACTTCCTGTTGAACTATTCTGTAATAAAGATTCTGTTTCCGTTTGTACagccaatttttcattatcatcatcatcatccaataatGAATATGAGGATCGACTTGaatggtcttttttttcatagaataaataaatatataaaatgtagcagaaaacaaacaaaatgggaaaaacaaataaaattaaaatgaaaaatccaacaaaaaaaaaatcaaaatttgaaacaaaaaaaagaaatacaGAATTTTGCCGCTGACACCATTTAAAAaggcaaacaaacaacaaagatAAATCTAAATAACGAAGGACAAAATAAGAATATTCAGTAAGGGAAAATGTCTAATGTACACGCAAAAtaaattcacattcacacatatacactgaaaatggaacaaattttgttgaaaagacaaaaatttattctaaagttttttttagaaaagaaattagttacaaaatttccaaaaaatatttttgctgCAGTTcaaattacaaaaacaaaacaaacaacatctAAGTAATTCTGAGAAAGAAACTCATTCTTGTATTGTGTATGATGactcaataataatcgagtGTTAGAAAGGAATGGGAATATGTGGAAAAGTAAAGTAGAAAAGAaggaaaaacattgattatgatgaaaattatttgaaattggGTGGGATGAGGCGGTGCCTGGAACAAaagtgaataaaatgatgacaaatgaaatatattaGGTATATAAATGTATTTGTGTATCCTgttttgttgtgttgttgtttcattaaaCCGATGACAAAAGAAATTAATAAGAAATAATAAAGGAGAATAGAGAACAAGTATGAATTGattagataataataatgtatcgATTTTATATTAGATGGGTCAGCGGCGTGAATGATTCCCAGTACGTTGACGTGTTCCATAATGCCTACcgtttgtcgttgtcgttgttgatgccgatgatgatgaaatattattCGATGACATTTCATTCGGTACTGATCGAATGGTCAATATATAGATCCTTAAATGATTTGCTAGCTGACGACATGTTGAATAActaaaacaaatgaaatccaATAATATGTAAGcctaaaacaaacaatcaaaacaaaaaaaattgtttaaaagtatgaaaagaaaaaaaaataaatcaaacttACAAATGCAATCCAAAGCATTGTTAATTCATCGAAATAGaaattaaaatattgattaaaaaataatatcaaaGGACCAATGAATATGGTATCCATTTTAGACATTTCACTTTTGCTCATATGTGCAACCTGGAAAGAAAGGAAAAGTGAACatggaaatttaaattgtatatttttcgttttggcTCACTTACCACAAGTTTACATGTTATTTTTGCACATACAAAACCAAATGTAATAATATAGATGGCTACATAATTAACAAAAGCGTTGctcattgattttgaatatataatcaATGTAAATGAATAGACCAACATCAAAGGAATTATCGGTGATAGAATCGATGTGCCCTGTGTGTATTGGTttataataacaaataaataaagctGTGCGTAAAATTGAGAATAAAAACTTACAGCGATTGTTGAACCATTTTTGCCCGCACCACCAGATAGAATGGATTTGAGATCACGGAATAAGAGATAACATTCATTACCGATAACACCGATCATTGCCATTATTTTTAGCTCGATACCAAAAATCTGAATTCCGTCgaagaatttaaattataaaataGGAATTAATGATCCATAAAACTAAATAAACATACTTTATTACTCCAAAATGATAAGCCGAAAATAGCTGATGTTaaatgtattattattatcgtaaACTGTGCTTCGGTTACATCAAAGAAACCAAATTTCAGCGTACCAGAAACATATGCTTGCCAATGGGCAATATAGAATAGACTAGTTGCACCACCACATAATACAACCATCCAATTGGGATATTGACCAAGTTGCACGGATAAACATACggataatgaaacaaatactGAACGAGATCATAAATTAAGGGCTTAGTAAACGAAAACAAttcgaaaatcaaaaaaaaagatatttaCTCGTAGAAATAGCATCACATCCATGATCAAAAAGTTCACCCAATGATGAGCTTGTTTTCGTACGACGTGCTTGTTTACCATCACAAGCATCCAATGtttgatatataaataaaccAATGGCAGCCAATATCAATACATATGATGGAATATCTTGTTTTGCATCCGGACTATAATATACCATCAATGAACATGTGAATACATTGACAATCAAACCGACAAGTGTCATTGCATTTGGTGCCCACCATTCCGGTATCCAGTTATCAATACACCATCTCCAAAATTTTTGCATTATAAAATCAAGCATTGTACTACCAGATGCTGAATATTTATGATCGGCCAGTCTATTATAATGGatttatattaaaaaaaacaattaattacatgtaatcattattgtcattcaaataaaaaaacctTTTTAACTTAGCATCATTAAGCTTTTCACAAACAACGCTTGAAGCAGCGTTAAGCAAAGAATTGAAACGACCAGCCATTTTTGTGTcacaattgtttttgttattattttatataatgatgatgatgataataataatttcaatcaatcaattaattaatcaacattcgatgataaaatctatgaaaaataaaaaaaaaattaataaaatataattaattggagatgaaaaattaattattatataatacaTTTCGGCTaagatgattttttaattgaatggacaaatgtttcaatagcgatttcattaattaattgtaacaatgatgacgttgacaaatcaataaaatattgTATGACAATAATCCAAAGATCTACATTTTATCAATTGGAATACTATAGTCGTGGCGTGAGGAAATTGGcttgaaattaaaatatttattttatctcaacagaaaaaaaatcaattccaGAAAATGTTCAATACACAAACCACAAATGATACAAAGTTCGGTtgtgtattgaaaaaaattaattgaacaaaaatactACGATtgaacagaacaaaaaaacggatgactaaatggaaaaatgtgCGATAtgtgatatgatgatgataatgtgaaAAATCATACGATAtttttctctatctctctcaaTTTCACTCTGCATTTTTTAGTtgcaacaataatgatcgtCAAGCATAAGATAGATAGTAATAcctatataataataaacatgcctgataatttttttttctggaacaaCTTGAAAAAGGAAAGACTCATAATATTGGCAATCCATcgacattgaatttttccggtataatctatatatatgtttaAATGTGACTTACCAATACAGAAAAACagatattttcaattaaatttaaacaaaaagatttttcCAAAGGTTAACCAAACATATTACACACGCATATAAATTGGTTTGATGTTGTGGAcaaattatcgattaatagattgaatcgaatgaaattgtCAATTAAACATAGGAATTTAgtgaattaaaaataatcaaattatgattatcacaaataaaatttgaccGACAAcaagacaatttttttttcaatgatttctgttgttttttttctgtttgccCAATCAACCGCTCATGACGTCAGTCATCTCGTTACGTTGTCTATGAAAAGCGtttgtttaaaatttgatttttggtcAAAAACAAACGTTTGAGATGGCCAAATTATGATTAAACCTCAgttatttgaaatgaaattttgacAAAAGCGATTTttctaaaacaaaaatttctttatttaagtaaatcaaattgatgatgaaagaaatatCACATATCATTTGGGTGTATATTGTGTTGTGTTGGGTGTACCACAAACAAATGGCAAATCGAATcgaagaatttcaatttatgttATGAAAAAATGGCATTGAGTTTTCTTTTgtcgaaattcaaaaaaaatgtaatgaaatgagaattgaatctatttgaaaaaaaacaaaatgttttcgGAAAattcagaaacaaaaaataaataagacAAAGAAGAGATAAATGTTACAAtgtgagagagaaagagagagattccgattcataatttttgtgTTTCACACCCCAAATTGATCACAAATGATTAAATGAACGAATTAATGAGCAAAATTTTATAGTTTGAGttctatgatgattgtgattgaaaatttagcCAAAATTTTCGAATTGATGTATAAAATATGGTAATTTTCGTCGATTATTCACAGTTTCACAAGCTTTACTTATTGATTTTGTCATTGCTGATGGTCCACAGCTAAATACACCTACTTTGCTCACCTATAAATttttgaggaaaaaaatttgtgaatttctctttaaaaaaaatcacaataaCACCACTTACATAagaatgttgattttgtACAAATTTCAGGAAGGCAATCATATCTGGTCGaccaaaatgattgataGCTTTTAGACCGGTAAACATACTACGATTCGATATTCGTTGGAAATGATTTTCACATATATACTGAATTAAtggatgaaataaaatcattgaattgattaaaattgaattcattggaaaaaaaatttcaactcaCCAACATTGTCGTAcgtaaatcaaatttatgaaaaaattgtgtaATAAAGATATGTACTTCTAAAACTTGTGTCACATCTTTACGTTCTACATCACGTAATACATCGATGAACCATTCAAAATGACGATGTGATGGACAAATCCAAA
This is a stretch of genomic DNA from Dermatophagoides farinae isolate YC_2012a chromosome 2, ASM2471394v1, whole genome shotgun sequence. It encodes these proteins:
- the Rab32 gene encoding RAS oncogene family member Rab32, with translation MMMMPQTSGNNVSSNENNSTQSPMDVNPITMNNNKNNNNNNNRIIGKHNNSNRHIANKHSSSSNNLRSSNNQSPSNRFSQQQQQQQRKDARNDETTTMSTFVPEVREYLFKILVIGELGTGKTSFIKRYVHQYFSQYYRATIGVDFALKVLNWDDNILIRLQLWDIAGQERFGNMTRIYYKEAVGAFLVFDVSAPSSFNAVLKWKHDLDTKVCMADGEPIPCLLLANKCDANKEGIAADPEMLEKFTKENNFCGWYYTSAKENTNIEESAKFLVGKILQRQKHFALEDVADNDDVINLAYHNHGVSKSEKCSC
- the bbc gene encoding choline/ethanolaminephosphotransferase 1 bbc — its product is MAGRFNSLLNAASSVVCEKLNDAKLKRLADHKYSASGSTMLDFIMQKFWRWCIDNWIPEWWAPNAMTLVGLIVNVFTCSLMVYYSPDAKQDIPSYVLILAAIGLFIYQTLDACDGKQARRTKTSSSLGELFDHGCDAISTIFVSLSVCLSVQLGQYPNWMVVLCGGATSLFYIAHWQAYVSGTLKFGFFDVTEAQFTIIIIHLTSAIFGLSFWSNKIFGIELKIMAMIGVIGNECYLLFRDLKSILSGGAGKNGSTIAGTSILSPIIPLMLVYSFTLIIYSKSMSNAFVNYVAIYIITFGFVCAKITCKLVVAHMSKSEMSKMDTIFIGPLILFFNQYFNFYFDELTMLWIAFAYILLDFICFSYSTCRQLANHLRIYILTIRSVPNEMSSNNISSSSASTTTTTNDHSSRSSYSLLDDDDDNEKLAVQTETESLLQNSSTGSNHQTIQVPTTATTINLQHSSFKDTKEQMVKIDL